TGCGCTTTTAACAACGCGGCCCATGGGCCCCGCCTCACCCCAGCGGTCAACGATCGCGTTTTTATCGGTGTCTTCACGGTGCTTTTTAAGCCTGCGTTCTTTCGCCTCGCCCAACACTTTTCGCGTGGTGTCTTCGTCTTTAAAAATCGCTTGTTCACGCGAGTGAATGCTTTCATCGGCTGCTTTCAAAGCATCAAGCTTTGCATCAAGCTTTATGCATGAATCACACAGAGTATGGTAACTAGAGCCTGGCTTATCTGAATCCGGCTGCGATGACAGCTGTGCCGCGACCAAATCAGCATCGGTCACATAATCTTTTTGCGAAAGTTCAACGAGTTTGCTCGCATAAGTGTCACTGCCCGCCGATTGAGCAATATGAGCACGAGCTTGCTCTAGTGCTAAAAATTCACGGCAGGTTTTATCGCCCGCTATCTTCGCAACCTGATCATAATCAGCCCAACGCTGCTTAAGGTGATCTTTCAGATTTTGCTCCGCTTGATCAATTTTTCCGTTAAGCTCTTGGGTTTTGCTTTGCCTTTCCACGAGAGACTCAGGACCAGCACCATTGACGTTTGCCTGATGAAAATCAGCAAGTGCTCGCCTAGCTGAAGCCAACTCAGCTTTGAGTTTAGCATTCTTTGATTGCCATTGATCAAACGCACCCTTAGAATCCTGCCATTGTTGGAAAAGACTCGCTCTTTCATCAACAGTAAAATTGCCTTCTTTCGCTGCTTTTAGACGTTGCAACAACTCCTGAGAACCAGAACTCTCTCCGAGAGAATCACACTGATCTTTCAAATGTAAAACATACAGTGCTTGAAGCGCAGCCGGTACTTCAAGTGGGGTTTTAAGCGCCGGCACCACATGCACCCGCAACCAACCCAAATAAGCCTTGCTCAAAATGGGTAAAGCTTTTTCAGGCGTTAAACCCATCTTTTTGCGCGCCCAAGCTTCGCCTTTATAATCCGCAAAGGCTTGAGCTGTGATATTGGTAATACCCTTTGCTTTAAACAGCGCTTGAATCTCTTCGGCGATCACGGCTTTAGGGTCTGGCTGCTTCTCTCCTGGACGGTGTAACTCGACCAAAGAGCGCTCTTTGAACTGCCAGTTCTGATATTGCTCTCGAATAGCTAGCCTGGCTTGCGCTTGAGGCAAGCTGGCCATATTTTCAAACCAAACCGGATTTTGCGCATCAATAAAAGGGCGAACTCGATCTCGCAATTGACCAGAAAACGTTTTAATATCTTCAGCAAGAGCCGCCTTAGACTCTTTTTTCCACGACACCTCATCATCAGACTGGCTCCCCATAAGAACTCTTTCTCTTTGAACAAGCCCATCACCATAGTCGCGCTCACGTTTTGTCATATTCATAAACGCGAGCTCATCAAGCACCATATCACGTGGATTTTGTTGCCCAGTGGAATCTCTCAGCGATTTGACATTAGACCCGCCGAAACCACTATTATCTCCACCCGACAACCAAAGACTATCTCTACGGCTCCCCATCAATATGCCATCATACTGTGGCATCACGAAACGATTACCGGCTTTCTCGCGAACTTCCCTATACAAGGCCTGCCTAGTCTCTCGAAGACGTTCGCTCATAATCCGGAGGTTTTCAGGATCATCGCCAAAACGGCCAGCATGAGCAGGGCTAAAGACAGAATCTAAGCCCGCAACAGAGGGATCAAGCAGGGGCAACCCTGTGCTCACCAAGTAATCATTTAGCTCTCTCAAGGGCTTTTCTTCACGGGCCTTTAGCGCCTCAAACAAACCTTGTTCGGCTTCAGATTTTGCAGTCTCTACAGGAATCGTGTCACCAACCGTTCCGTCATCTTGCAAGGTGTAAACTTTACCCGCTTCACGCTTAGGCGCGGTACCAGCAGCAACAGGTTTTTCATCGGCTAGCCATTGTTTAAGCGCGGCATCGCTCACCGAAGATTGAATATTTGTCTTAGCAGGCTCGGATTGAACAAGGCTTAAGTAGGTATCTTCAAACTCGGTTTTTAAACGTAGCAACGCTGGCGTTTGCGGGGTTGGCACGCCCGAAGCCACGAGATTCTGGACAAAGCCTCGCTGGGCTTTAGCTTGGTTTTCAGCAGCCTGAGTCTCAGCATCAATCCGTCGTTTAAGATCCCTGAGTTGAGCCAATAGTGCTTGCCCAAACGAACTCTTAGGTGGCGGTATAGGTGGGGAACCGTCTGCTGGCGTTCCACTTTGCGACAAATAATCCACACCCAGCCGATAAACATCAACCCCTGAGCTCTGCGCCAGCATACCAGGCAAGCTGGGTTGTTGCTGGCGTTCCAATTTGCCCGCGACAATACGCTGAGCCGGCTGGCCATCGGCATACGCCAACACCGCCCAATCCTCTTGCTTGACAGGCGCAGGTGGCTTATCACCGGGCTTAGCCTCTTTAGGCTTTTCAGCGGGTTTACTTGCCAGGACTTCAAATTTTTTAAGATCAGCCTCAGTTAGATCAGCAAAATTCACATCAACTTCAATGAGGCCATCACCCTGGCCGACAACCGTTAATTTAGCTTTGGGAAAAGCTTGCGTAAATGTTTGATCGCCGAGGTTTAATACTTTGCGTGCTGCACGAAACGCAGCCAGACCAACGTCATTTTGGCAATCGGATAAATCCACTTCTGCGTCTATGGGTAATGTGCTTAGCTGAAGCTTGTCTTGGTCATCATGACCAATTCGTTGGCGCAGCACCTCATACGCCTGGCCGTTATGTCGACCCCTAAGGCGCAAAAGCACTTTAGATTTACCTGGTTTACTTTTGTTACCTTTAGCCATGGATGATCTCCTCGCTTTATTATTCAGGTTCGCTCAACGGTTCTGGCTTAGCACCTTGTCGTGCGGCTTCTGCCGGCGGCGTGTAGTTTTTAATGGTCATTTGATGGCGCGAGCGATTATTCAACTCTCGCACTTCATACCAAGCGGCCATCGCCATTTTATCAAAACCACCGAGCTCAATATTCCAACGCCGTCTGTGCACTTCGCGCACCATGCCGCGCGCTGTATCTAAGGCATCTTTCAAACTTCTGTCATCGGCCAGTAAATCTTTCGGGCTTGCCACCAAGCAGACATCGAAATCGTAAATTTGATATTTGTCGCTCACGTCGCGAATTTTAATTTTTCGGCCTTCTTTGGCCAGACGCATATCATCGGCATTCCACACCGTGAAGGAAGCATAACGCTCAATCAGGTGGTAAATATCGGCTTTGGTGACCGGGCGCTCTAAGAGCTCGATAAAATCTTGCGGTAAGTCGCGGCCTTCTTGGAAGGCTTGCCAAATATCGAGCTGGCGTTTTTCGATTTCTTCGGGGTTCATCTGCACGCCCACCCGCAACTCGATGGGCTGGATGCACGCTTCATCATTGATATCTATCTGTAAATGAAACGGCGAGCTCACACTCGAGCCCATGCGCGGTGAGCCGCGCAACACGCCTTTGGCATCCAAGGTCACACCCTCAGGCAAAGGATCACCTTTGGCCGTGTCCAAAAGCACTTGCTCTAAATCCATTTCGACGGGTAGCGCACGGGCCAAATCAAAGGGCCGCATTTCGCGACCTTCGGTAATATACAGTGTCTTGCTGGGCAATGTTTCCATCTGTAGGATCTTTCTTACAAAATTAGTGGCTTATTTTAGCAGCTGAACGCCTAAATCGCAAGAAATTGGCGGCTTATTGAACAAAAATAGTCGCAGCCCCTAAAACAAAACCTCGACCCCGCGAGTGGCCACAAGGTTCAAGAGTTTCAAGGAAGTACCCGAGGGCTGCTTAAGACCTTGCTCCCATTGGCGTACCGTCGACGGGCTAGTATTAAGCGCTGCAGCAAACACCACCTGAGATAATCGAGAACGCAACCTTAAGCGCTTAATCATTGCGGCGGAAAAGGGCCTGAGTGGTGGCAGGCAAAATTTGTCGTATTCACGCATCTTTTTTGCATCGATAAACCCAAGCTCACACAGATCCGACGCCAACTCATGGACTGCTTTGAAGGCTTCAGCTGATAGATTTTTTTCTTTTACCATGACGATAATTTCCTTAGTTTTCCGAGTCTCACCGCCCGATCAATTTCATCGGGATTTAGTGCCAGCAGATCTTTAGCCAACAATTTAAGTACCTTTAGCGCATCAGGATTCACATTAGCCATTTCATTTTTCCCAAATGCAAAAACCAAAAAACACGCTACGTCAGAAGCCACAAATAAAAAACGATAACCGCCGCGCTTACCATTGCCCGCTTTTGGCACGCGAGCTTTAAACAAACCGGACCCTAATGAAACACAGGCAGATTCGAGAAAAGCCTTGGATAACGAGCCTAGTTGCTCAATCGACAATCTTTCTTTTTTAGCCCAGCGGATAAAATAACGAGATGCATAAACCTCCACAAACCCCCTGAAGTATATTACTAAGTGTTATAGTTGTCAACGCAGAAATGCGCTAACAACCAGAGCCGAGGGATTCGCCAGAGAGAGGGGCAAGAACAGAGGAAAAGCAAGACTAGCACAAAACGAAATCGACAACAGAACTTATTTCCGAGCACCGCCGAGATAACCCTCGGATTGCATTTCATACAAGCGACTTTGCGTGCGCTCATAGGCTTTCGCGTATTCACCCTCAGAATAAATCGCGCTAAGCGCCACATCGGATAAACACACCAGCTTCACGTGCGCATCATAGAGCACGTCAATAAAACTGATCCAACGTGAAATGTAATTATGTTTTTCTTTATCAATGGCGTGCAGGCCACGGACAAACACGGCTTCAAATTGCTCAGTAATCGCAATGTAATCGAGCTGACTGCGATCACTTTCGCACAGGGTTTTAAACTCCAAATACAGTGCAGAGCTCGACTGCCCCAGTGTCGCCAAGCTTCGCCCGACCAGGGTAATGCTGCCTTGTGCAGGCGTGACGCCATACGCATTTAAATACTGGAGAAAACGCGTTTCGTTCGCCTCATTGATAGGCGCAAGAAACACATCAGTGACATCGGATTTTTGTAAACGATAATCTTTGCCACTGTCGACCTCCAATATCGCACAATAGGTTTTGATTTGATCAATGGCCGGCAAAAACTGCTCGCGCTGAAGACCGCCCTTATACAAATCATCGGGTGGGATATTCGAGGTAGCCACCAACACCAAACCTTGCGCAAACAAGGCTTGCATCAAATGACCCAGCAACATGGCATCCACGATATTGGTCACCACAAATTCATCAAAGCACAGCACCTGAAACTCTTTGGCCATGCGTTTAGCCAGCTTTTCCACGGGGTTGCTCTCACCCTGCAAGGTTTTCAGCTCATCATGCACACGCTTCATAAAACGATGAAAATGCAAGCGAAGTTTAGGCAAGGTAAGCGCGCCAAAAAACGCATCCATCACATAGGTTTTACCCGTGCCCACATTCCCCCAAAGGTACAAGCCTTTAACAGGCGAAGCTTTGGCCATCGACCACCAAGATTTTTTAGGTGCCGTGTTTAAGGCTTCTAAAAGCTTATCCAATTCAGCAATCGCTTGAAGCTGCGCGGCGTCTTCTTGAATGTGGCCCGCGCTCACCGCGGCCTTGTATTGTGTGAGTAATACTGCGCTCATGTATTCACTATCGGCTCAAAAAAAGTTTTAATCGTTTCACGTAACGGGTTTAGATGACCGTGAAAAAAGTGACCCACACCCTCAAAGGTTTCAAGCGTGACACGCTGCGCATTTTCTTTAGCAAAAGCATACACTGCAGGCGCTGAAATCACTTCATCCTCCGTGCCTTGCGCAATCAACCAAGGACAGTTGATCGCCGTGAGCGGCGTGAAATCAAAATGCTCCATCGACGGCGCGACAGTCAACAAACCTTTGGTTTCGGGTAATTGATTGCACGCACTGGCCGCCACAAAAGTGCCAAAAGAAAATCCGGCTAGGTAAAGGTCATGATCCGGTAAAGCCGCTTTAGCCGCTGCAATCACGGCCATCGCATCCGCTGTTTCACCGATACCCTCGCCGTAACTGCCCTCGCTTTGTTCCACACCGCGATAATTAAAACGCACTGTTTTAAGGCCCAAGTCATGAAACGCCTTAGCCATGGTAAAAACGACCTTATTGCGCATCGTGCCTTGGTACAAAGGATGCGGGTGACAGACAATAGCCAGCGCATTTTTTGCCTTCTGCGGTGACAACGTTAACAGTTGCAAGCCCCCGGCCGGCCCCACCACAAACTGCTCTGTCTCTTTTTCATTAAATACTAACATCGCCTACACGCACTTAGGTAAGCGCCGCGGCTTACCAAGATCAGAAATGGCCACAAAGATTAAATCGCCTTGGGCGACTTTTTCCATTGTCCCTTCGTGCAATACACTTTCACGCACCACATCAACATGCACGGTCATTGAGCTTGCCCCTGTGTCAACAATCTCTGCGTAGAGCCTCAAAAGATCACCCACAAAAACAGGCTTAATAAAGCGGATGTCTTTAACGGCTGCCGTGGTCACAGCGCCTTGCGCACGACGCGCGGCGGGCACAGACGCAGCAATATCCATTTGCGCCATGAGCCAACCGCCAAAGATATCACCACGCGGATTCGCCGACTCCAAACGAGCGCGAAGAATTAATGTCGGTTCATTTTTTATCATTCTATTATCACCTCATTGATTAAACGGTAACAGGCTTCACCTGCTTTAAAATATTTTTGCTCAAAACGCGTCATTGGCAAAACACTAGCATCAAGCCG
Above is a genomic segment from Gammaproteobacteria bacterium CG11_big_fil_rev_8_21_14_0_20_46_22 containing:
- a CDS encoding transcriptional regulator, which produces MVKEKNLSAEAFKAVHELASDLCELGFIDAKKMREYDKFCLPPLRPFSAAMIKRLRLRSRLSQVVFAAALNTSPSTVRQWEQGLKQPSGTSLKLLNLVATRGVEVLF
- a CDS encoding acyl-CoA thioesterase; this translates as MIKNEPTLILRARLESANPRGDIFGGWLMAQMDIAASVPAARRAQGAVTTAAVKDIRFIKPVFVGDLLRLYAEIVDTGASSMTVHVDVVRESVLHEGTMEKVAQGDLIFVAISDLGKPRRLPKCV
- a CDS encoding alpha/beta hydrolase, with protein sequence MLVFNEKETEQFVVGPAGGLQLLTLSPQKAKNALAIVCHPHPLYQGTMRNKVVFTMAKAFHDLGLKTVRFNYRGVEQSEGSYGEGIGETADAMAVIAAAKAALPDHDLYLAGFSFGTFVAASACNQLPETKGLLTVAPSMEHFDFTPLTAINCPWLIAQGTEDEVISAPAVYAFAKENAQRVTLETFEGVGHFFHGHLNPLRETIKTFFEPIVNT
- a CDS encoding cell division protein ZapE, translated to MSAVLLTQYKAAVSAGHIQEDAAQLQAIAELDKLLEALNTAPKKSWWSMAKASPVKGLYLWGNVGTGKTYVMDAFFGALTLPKLRLHFHRFMKRVHDELKTLQGESNPVEKLAKRMAKEFQVLCFDEFVVTNIVDAMLLGHLMQALFAQGLVLVATSNIPPDDLYKGGLQREQFLPAIDQIKTYCAILEVDSGKDYRLQKSDVTDVFLAPINEANETRFLQYLNAYGVTPAQGSITLVGRSLATLGQSSSALYLEFKTLCESDRSQLDYIAITEQFEAVFVRGLHAIDKEKHNYISRWISFIDVLYDAHVKLVCLSDVALSAIYSEGEYAKAYERTQSRLYEMQSEGYLGGARK